The sequence below is a genomic window from Carassius carassius chromosome 45, fCarCar2.1, whole genome shotgun sequence.
GTGCCTAAAATCATGTTATACTTACCAAAATTTTACACACTCTGACATTGTCAACATTGAAATTGCCAGACTCAGGGAAGATAGAGACTGTAAAATAAGTAGTGATAATAAAATGATtatgaataatgtaatatatgtatatattttaaatcactaaataaaaaacaaaataaaataatcacaaaattaAACCACTTTGCTAGAGTACACCGAAGCGATCATGCCTTACCGCAGGCCTGTGCAATAAGGTTGCCCAGGAAGTCTTCATTGCCGTATTGTTTGCTCATGACGGCTGAGCGGATCATGGCTGTGGCCTCATCCAGATCGTGCAGGTTCTTCACAGACGAACAGACGCAGTTGGGCAGAATCTCCAGAGCTTTCTTACATGCCATCTCGTAACCCTCAATCACCTGGGATTCAACATAATCATCAGCTCAGGCAAACATGCTATcaataatgcaaataaattagCAGTTCTCAATTTAACATGAATTTGCAGGGATTAATCATACTATTAATCCCCATAATGCATTCGGGTCTGTTTTGATCCAGAAAagatacagaatttttttattatgggAACCAAACTGAGTTGGgactctaaaatatatatatatatatatatataaaaaccacTTAATGCAAGCTCTTTCCTGACAGTGATGTACTGCATTAGTGTGGTTGTTTACCGACCTCTGAAACAGACAGGCCCATCCTCAGCAGCTCCTCTGCAAGCTCCAGCAGAGCACCAGCAAACACCAGCACAAAATTTGTGCCATCACCTACTTCCTGCTCTTGCATGTGGGATGCCATCACGATCATTTTGGCTGCCGGGTGCTGAACCTTgagggaaggaaggaaagaaagaaaagagagagagacatacaaatataaataaataacaaagagACATATAATCTTCCGAATGATatgcattagttttttttttttttccacagctaCTATTATTTACCTCCAGCTCTCTGAGAATGGTGGCAGCATCATTTGTAACAAAGAGTTTTTCCAAGTGGTTGATGACCATTTTGTTCATGCCTGTACAGAATTCAATGATCATGTGATACCACTAAAAAGGTCTAATCCATCAGAGTGAAGAAAGAGCCTCACCATTGGGTCCATATGCAGTTCTTGTGGTCTGTGCCAGTTCTTTGCATGCTTGGATGTTCCTGAAAACAGCCTCCTCAAGACCCGAATAGTGCTAATTGTGGAAAGCAAATAGCAAACGTAAATccaaaataatttcatattttaaaaacataaaacacttgGGGCTGCTTAGTGGTTTCAATATTTAACACCAAATAATATGCTTGTTGATTATTTCAAAGTGAAATACTAGGCAGAGAGGGATCAGTTGACATTTCTATTATGTATAGGGTAATATTTCTTTAAGAAACTTTGCGTACACATCTTGCAGTAATTGCAGACCCATGCACCATTATTatcatacaaagaaaacaaaaagcaatgCTACATTGGTATAGATCTATCAGAAAGAACCATTAGTAGTAGTAATGATATTTGCTGGTATAATGTTTATCCAACCGCATTCGTCAGAGCTACGGGCGTGAAcatctattaaaaaaattcaaatacttAATCATTTAGAAGCTAAACCGTTACAAGAGCAAATTAACTGGAACCGAAAAAACACAATCTCTGAAAGCAAATTGTGTTATTTGGTTGAATCCTATGATTAAATGATATGATCAACATATCAACAAACCGAATATCCAGATTACGAATGTGGAACTGCCCTTTTATGGCAAACTGCATCCTTTAAGGTTGAACTcttaacgtatatatatatatatatatatatacacacacacgcgttaaaaacattttaatatgtaacGTTACATTTAAAGAGTGTTGTGAATCAATAGCTTACCTAAATCAATGTAACGTTACTTCCTTTAATGACCTGTAAGTCAGTtgagtgtctgtctgtcagtggcACATGTCTAAAGCTAACAAGCTAACGTTAACTTCATTCTTCCGTTACTTTCTAACGAAACACAAGTTCTGTCAAACACTCCATATTTCATTGAGACCTAACAGTAATGACGGCCTTGTACACAATTGTATTCTTCCGTTGAAGTCTGAAGCGTGTGCTGGTTTTACCGGCAACGTGAGTTGGGCGCTATGAGGCCCATCTTCTAGAAACCTCTATGTGGAGTCACTGCGTGCGCTCTATAAACAACACAATAAGAGCAAAACACTGCTTCAGCAGCCCTACCTTCGCACCATCCTTTAACATCTGAGCAAAGCCCGGGGCTTTGGGGACGTGAAGAGCCATTTTGAGCAGATAAGATTGATATTGAACTGATGCTGGATGAGGCTGCAGTGCACGAGAAGCACGCAGCTAAGAAAGAACAGGCGCCGCTGCAGAGAGCAGAAACACGGATTACTGACCCAAACAGACGAGAGAGTGGAGCGCCGAATGGGTCGATTGATCCCCACCcaattcggttgttaagtgatgacgtaagaagcgctgtttccgggtccaagcctcaactcgcttcacttgagaatacgacctcagcagacgtttatgagcactgtttattcatattaataatttaagctaaacgctttcaaactaaCGGTATACACTACAGCTTCTGTGCTCACAGTGTCCCAAACACAAATCaaacacttttctttttatatttatattttcattgtctggctatctgggacttcggtacaGAGTTAAAGCTTAAGATGATAaatttttcgctagtattctatcacattgtgagtttgtattaacaccttttgttgttttctcgtggtaactgatagaggtttggacggaagcgctgctacatgacgtcagacttaacaagcgaatagaccccttaatcgcctacgtcactgtgacgtcaccgctctagctggaggcaaaacacaaggcagaactcatagcaggtgcgctaaaagtttgatgttttgactttaaaatgtcttcttgttgtgtttttggctgccagaatcgaacagcacttttgtttcaaaactaaagttttaccggatcccggcagacattccttcacagaaatcaagaaaatttatttatttatttgtttatgaacttttttttcttcaaaatctttattttacattaaaaaaataatttaaatttgttaattggtcaaatataataataataataataataatatacccaatatatatatagataattaTTCATCACTAAAACACAGTAATCAAATtgttataattagtttttttttctgagccaTTTTAATCAATTTAGTCTATGACATCACTGaagaactattatttattattttgttatattgatCTATTTCGTTTTAAATatctttatagtttttattttattttacatttctgtctttaacatttttttttgtaaaatataaaaatgaaataaaaatataaatatatttaaaataagcaGACTAAATAAACCAGATTgataaataatagaataataatcaATACAGTAGAATAAATTCATAGATTAATTTGGCTCAAACTAGTTTCTCAAATGGctcaaaactctctctctctctctctcacacacacacacacacacacacacacacacgcgcgcgcgcacacacacacacacaattttttatttccaGTTTTTGCAATCTATTtgattttagtttgtgtgtgtgtgtgtccatttaaatatacaattttaataaatattttaaataaatttaaatgtaaaattattttgataAACCTCATATATGTTAAGTATTAATATCACTTATTTAATAATCTAATAACAAACAATTAGTTTGAAGCAAATTAATCTTTGAACTTATTTTAGTGTGTTgatttattattctattatttatcaatctgttttttttaatccactttattttaaatatctttagattttattaaaatgtttatattaatgtcttcttttacatatatattttttactttttaaaaatatatttagatttttgttctGTGGGACTCGTGTTTTGCGATCAATCTGATGCACACAGCTCtaaaaaaacatctaaacaaaGCACAAAACTACTACTATGAAAAAAAACGAAGGAAAAAAAACCCTCAAACCTTTGCATTGTTCTTGTGAATGTGTAGGTGACTCAGAGCTGATTGGAGAGAAGGACATTGTTGCAGTGTAAAGTCATCTGATCCATTTAATTGACATCTGGCTGGCACACAAAGAATTACAGTGCCACTCTGACAGACTCCTGCTGAAGAGCTGTCATTACATTGGCTGTGTTTGTGAGCCTGCTTTTGGCTTCTCAGTGTACACTGCGAGGATTACGACTAGTTTACTGTGACTTTTTACAACATAAACAGAGGGAAGAAGATCTACAGGATTCTCAATGGAGTGTCTCCAGCTCTGTGTCCTCTGCTGATCGACCCTTGAGGCtcttttaagatttttattaCAGAGTTTTCTGTAAATCCGTTTCTACTGTCAGGTAAGGGGCTTTTATTGCTTCCTATAGTCTTATGTCATAAAAATCTTCTTTTAGCTTTAACGAAGTAAACTTACAGTAGCCAATGAACCTTTTTAACAGGCTAAATAGTAGCCTTTTCAAACTTTTCATGACATTAACATTGGGCTTTCCATCttctgtaaaaatatatacattttaagcaAAGTAAATATATATTGCTATAAACAAATATGATTTAACAAGTCATTTCAAGACTAAGAACACTGTGCAGCCAGTACAGAGGTATGATCTCATTTGCTGGCTGGACGAGGATTCGTCTCCAATTGTTTAATCTTGATGCAGCTTTGGGCACATGATGAAATCTTCTCATGACCCCTGAAAGGCTGCTGATCTCATACATCTGATGCATGAATAAGGTTCATATCCATCCGTTTAATCTACATCTGCTCTTTTTCTAGGAATAAATGATCACCTCAGCTAGACGAGTCTCTGCAGATAAACCTGAAGTACAAATCGCTTTCAGCTTGGACGAAACCTCGGGTAACGCATCTGCagattattattttagaaatttttaTGCTTGTGACAAAGACAATGCGACTGAGAGACTGAAATAGAGGTCCACACGATGAATGACTTCTACCAAAATGGCAACAAGCAAAACCCACCCAAAGCCTCTCATGTGGGATCAATTCAACTTTTGCCATCCTTTCCAAAGAAACAGGTGCCCCCTCTATTTTAGTTGATCTCTGGcatcttaaaaacaaaatatccACCTAGCCACAAAGTCAACAGCGCTGTCAAAGTGTTTTACAGCTATCCGGGAAAATGCTTTGATGGCAGCTGCTGCCTGGGCATTGCAGCATCAGGTTTCTGTTTTAATACCTCACTGCTGCGTGATTCACTCATTTGCTTTTAGAACACTGGCCTaaatttaaaagcattaaatacTTCACGCTTCGTCGCTACTTTGCCCAGCGTCCATTTTTTCTTTCCTAAAAGTGGAACACAAATAAAGTCCTACACATAAACATGCTACATTTCTTCTTTCCCACGATCCTTActtctttacttttttctttgtgtgtgtgtgtttgtgagagagagagactaacaGCCACTCAAACtaaaacattcaaattaatttagtttaactaaaataaataaataataatataaaataataaaataaaataacagctggAGCAGAAAAGCCaaactaaaatacatttacataactACAAAACTAAactgtaaaacaaatatatatttttcaaataaattaaaatgaaataaatgctaaaataaataatgctattaattaataaacaatctAATAAATAAtctcattatttaaaatgttattattaacatcatgcatatacataataaaatttgtattatatataatttctatatacattttaaacatttgtacttttaaataatgcatttacaaaaatgaatatgtttttcttatattatattttattatataaaacaatgcaagactgatttaaaaaaaaataataaaaataataataataataataataataatatataatcagTCAGTTAGCCAAAATGAGTTGAAATGGTCATGCTCCTCCACACCTGGCCACATTCCGCAGGAATCACGTGCATATCATGTTTCAGATATTACCCTTGcaaatttttatgtatatttatcctCTAATTGGCCGTCTGGCTGATGCATGACAATAAACAGGCCTGTTTTTAGCTGGCTGCATCAGAGGATTCTCAGCGTGAGTGAGTGAGCCCCATTGGACATAGCTGTCTGTCAGAGCGCTCGCTAAAGACAAGCCATTGTGAAGAACCTGGGAGATAGTTACTTTCAATCTGTCCGTTCAGGATTTGGAGTCCATGCCCGGACAGGTGGTGCTCAAATTTGGCTTTTCACACTGATCTGGAAGCAGTTTCTAGGTGAATGGCCACATGTATGTTAACACAAGGGAAACTGGCCCTAGATCAGCATAAACAGCTAACTGGACATGTTGTGGTGTCGTGTGCACTGTGGTATGATTTAGCTGATTAGATGGATGTAGATGTCACCACCAAGGCCTTGGAGTAAAGATCTCGAACATTAGCATACCAGACGTGTTCCTCTGGCTTTCTCTTCCTCTCAGAGTTGAAAGATGCAGAGGATCCCCTTCCATCATTCCCTGACCTTGAACAACGCCTGCAGGTAAAGTTTATTAATAATCTGTTTAATACGTGACGGCATAGTACTGCATGCTTAGAATACAATTACAGGGTTTGCTAGAGAATGCAGCTTTAATAAGCCTCTAGTAGTAGTAGATATTATACATCTGACTTTATATCTAACTACTAAAGATTGTGGTGTGTGATAATCACAGTTTAGGGTCATAGTGTGACtggtgtgcagaaaaaaaactgtagaaaGACTAAATCCACTGTGCTAATATTAGGGTTGAACAGCAGATTCAGCAGGAGTGAGAGTATTTTAAACAAGGGTGAAGTGAAGTGATCCTGCATGTAAGCTTCATGAGGAAAGAAGTGAAACCAGACAGGAATAGTCCTATATTAACCCAGAGAACTTTATGAACATTTGCAgatcacagaaatatattactgctgctttaaaatgtttgttgttgtctcttcTTTGACTGAGGATATTTGTTTCTCCTTTGACTATTTTCAGTTTAATGCGCatcttttattcagtttattggGACATCTACTGTAAAGAATCCAACTTTCTCACTGAGGAAATGTTTCAGCAATGCTTCCGTAAGACCACAAGATGGCAttagttttatttacttttagctTATCATTAGACTTAACAGGAAATCAAAATTGAATGATAATATCAAACTGACAAATGATAaattagaaagaaaaataaatgcattttaaatactaatatattaaatactcaaataaaatatgaacattgtaatttattgttattattattattgaaaatacatttattaaatacaaataataactacatttattttttttagaatcccaatcatgtaaattattattaatacataatataaatacatttgttaaataaaaaagggTAATTATTAAATGAAAGCATGTATTTTTTTGCTGCTTCAAGTCaataatttattatcattattattatcaatgttgttgttgatgatgttaaaaatactgtgacgagtggggcggggccgagagccgttctcggccccgccccactcgtcacaaatacatttattaaatacaaaataataattatgattaaaaattacatttaattctgACCATTACAAGCCCAtgcaagcattattattattattattattatcaatacatgagtataaatacatttattaaagaaaagaaatgataattattaattaattaattaataattaaagcccatcagttttattattataattgctgttgttttaattattattattaaatacaaatctttattgcataaaaaatataaaaacatttaatctttGTAACTAGAAGCCCatcagttttattaattatttatcttattgttgttgttgtttgattattattgaataaaaatctttatataaaaacatttagctCATAAATTACATACTTTGTATCTAATAGACTTTTTGGTCTTATTGTGGacagtatgaaaaataaatacttcCTCATAATCATTCATCAAAATGTAAACTTGCTTTTCTTTTTCGGGTTACGTCCTCCAACTTTTCACAATGTCCTGGCaaacttttttccccttttaaatATGTTGTTTCACTCAAAAATACTTTACAGTAAAATGGAGCGTGAATGCTGTATCATGCTGACTTGAAGGGTTGGGTTTGACCGTTGACAACATGACTAGATGAGTACTTTTTCGCAAACTATTTCCACATAACTAATACATTACAGATAACAAAAAAAGGCTTTGTCACTTATATCATATACCCTCGTTTTTTAGGGAAAAGTCTAAAGGGAGCAAACTCTTGCTTACATGTGTCTCTTCACATCATGAAATGTGCTGACTATTGTGTagatttaaaaaatctgaaatctTTATCCTTCGATATATTTTAAGCAACCTATAAAGCTGTTTAtgaaattatttagtttttatttaaatttgtgctGCTAGGAAGATTCCCCATAAAAGTGTCCCTCTCTGAAATGCTGAAATTGTcatgcacacacccacacacacaccaacacattaGGGGAAAAACTGGGAGAAGTTGAAGCGTTTTGTCGTGTGGCTGATATTCTGTAGGACTGTGGCGTGAGTCATTGCGAAAGAAGAAGTTCCTGAcacaaaaggaataaaaaaagtcAAGCATCTCACAAATGTTTCCACATATTATGTTTCATCAATTGATTGAACCCCTCCAGTCAGGCTGTATGACGATTCTGTGTATATTCCAGGATGTAGCAGAAAATCCAAATATAACATCATAAAGAAAAAAACGAAGTTCCTGATTCCATCTCTAGTCAATGCAGCTACATCAGACAGACTATAACATATGTGTCAACTAACTCATTAAAAAGAGCAATTGTGGTTTGTGCTGAAGTATTaggaaaaacaaaacactcaTAGTGTCACcaataaaaaaatgtgatgtaATAATGTCATTACTTTCCTCACTAGCCGGTGCTGCCGTTTCGGTCTCTAAAGGAGTCCATTGAAGTGTACAAAAACCACTGCAAGATTGCCAACGAGTTCAACCAGGTCAAACATGAAATCGCCAGGCTGGAAGAAAGGAAGTAAGCTTTAAAAATAactcaaacacaaacatgtaTTCATGATATTACTGAGATCCATTTCAAAGTCAGAGCTGTTAGTTACTCTTTTAATTGTACAAACACAATAGCATATTAATAAAGTAATCTTCAATACAGTATgatttatataaacacacacatatttgtgAGTATGAACAGACAGATAAGACAACTGATCAAAGCTGCCATTGTCTGCCTTCATGGAGTCATGTTGCTCTACTGGTTAAAAAAGGCCTGTGTAATCATCACCAGACCTGGCATACTGTATTGTGGTAtgcaggactttttttttttaattgcaagacCACACTTTGATGAAAACTGTACAGCCTAACAAGTATACTCCAATTTTTGAGTTTGAGTTTTTAAatagtacattattttattttcaaaccaCATACACTACCGTAATTTGCAAACTAGTCTTGAAAATGTATTATGTTAAATGCCTGCACAACTTATATTTGTAAAccataaatacattatttcaatatatcacacacacacacacatatagagagagagagtgagagagaggctgGTTCTGGTTTATTTATAGAGGGAAACACAAAACCCTTCTTGTCATCCTAATGCCACTGTAAATTTCCAGTGTTTGTTctctttctcattttctttttttccctcatgTGTTTTCCACACATGAACTTTTTCAGGTACACTGAGTTTCAGATAAAGCACCAAGCTCAACCAGAGAACCATTTCTGATGTTCTCTAGAGATGTTCTGTATATATAGTATGTCTCTGATTCATCCAAGTGCAGTTAAACACTTTTAACCCTTTTCGTTTCCCGCAACCTTCATATTAAACAAAAGACACAGAAACGTGGCCGTCACCACATTACAACCCTGCTCAAACAGTTAATGGTCCGAAGGCCATATGCAGATCATCCGCTGACTCAGTGCTTTTGTGAGCTAGTGAAACATTACAAACCGCATACAAGACACTTCATCTAGATGTCtagtctataatattttttttttccgtttgaGATCATTGTATCAATTCAGATACCCAATGGCATCAACAGTTTCACTTCCTATGAAATAGTTTCGGGTACAGAACCGCCGACTCTAGTCACCTGTCTGACACATGGCCCACATATGATGTTATTTTGGCACTAACCTTCCATATAATCATTACATTAAAACAGTCATTAAAAGATGTGATGTAACAAATGATTATAACATGTTATTTCCC
It includes:
- the LOC132127310 gene encoding MAP3K7 C-terminal-like protein produces the protein MITSARRVSADKPEVQIAFSLDETSELKDAEDPLPSFPDLEQRLQPVLPFRSLKESIEVYKNHCKIANEFNQVKHEIARLEERKRELMAELLEDERVSMEFARLEEECRTLTEENQSLITVHSQCAQQLETLRVISQKRQSSS